One window of Erwinia aphidicola genomic DNA carries:
- a CDS encoding IS3 family transposase (programmed frameshift) — MSGKRYPEEFKIEAVKQVVDRGYSVASVATRLDITTHSLYAWIKKYGPDSSTNKEESDAQAEIRRLQKELKRVTDERDIFKKSRGVLRKAVRLRYAFIRDNTCCWPVRLLCRVLDVHPSGFYAWLQQPHSQRHQADLRLTGQIKQFWLESGCVYGYRKIHLDLRDSGQQCGVNRVWRLMKRVGIKAQVGYRSPRARKGEASIVSPNRLQRQFSPDAPDERWVTDITYIRTHEGWLYLAVVVDLFSRKIIGWSMQSRMTKDIVLNALLMAVWRRNPQKQVLVHSDQGSQYTSHEWQSFLKSHGLEGSMSRRGNCHDNAVAESFFQLLKRERIKKKIYGTREEARSDIFDYIEMFYNSKRRHGSSDQMSPTEYENQYYQRLGSV, encoded by the exons ATGAGCGGTAAGCGTTATCCCGAAGAGTTTAAAATTGAAGCAGTCAAACAGGTTGTTGATCGCGGTTATTCTGTTGCCAGCGTTGCAACACGTCTCGATATCACCACCCACAGCCTTTACGCCTGGATAAAGAAGTACGGTCCGGATTCTTCCACTAATAAAGAAGAGTCAGATGCTCAGGCCGAGATCCGCCGTCTCCAGAAAGAGCTGAAGCGGGTTACCGACGAACGGGACATAT TTAAAAAAAGCCGCGGCGTACTTCGCAAAGCTGTCCGACTGAGGTACGCCTTTATCCGTGACAACACCTGTTGCTGGCCTGTTCGCCTGCTCTGTCGGGTGCTGGATGTTCATCCCAGTGGTTTTTACGCCTGGCTTCAGCAGCCGCATTCACAACGCCATCAGGCAGACCTGAGACTGACAGGACAGATTAAACAGTTCTGGCTGGAATCGGGATGCGTCTATGGTTATCGCAAAATCCATCTGGATCTGCGGGACAGCGGGCAACAGTGCGGAGTGAACAGAGTCTGGCGACTGATGAAACGTGTCGGGATAAAGGCTCAGGTCGGATACCGGAGCCCGCGGGCACGTAAAGGCGAGGCCAGTATCGTGTCGCCCAACAGGCTCCAGCGACAGTTCAGCCCGGATGCTCCGGATGAGCGTTGGGTAACGGACATAACCTACATCAGGACCCACGAAGGCTGGCTGTATCTTGCCGTGGTTGTTGATCTGTTCTCACGCAAAATTATCGGCTGGTCCATGCAATCCCGGATGACAAAGGATATTGTCCTGAACGCACTGCTGATGGCTGTATGGCGGCGTAATCCCCAAAAACAGGTGCTGGTTCATTCGGATCAGGGCAGTCAGTACACAAGCCATGAGTGGCAGTCGTTCCTGAAATCACACGGCCTGGAGGGCAGCATGAGCCGTCGCGGTAACTGCCATGATAATGCGGTTGCAGAAAGCTTTTTCCAGTTGTTGAAACGCGAACGGATAAAGAAAAAGATCTACGGAACGCGGGAAGAAGCCCGCAGCGATATTTTTGATTACATCGAAATGTTTTATAACAGTAAGCGTCGGCATGGTTCTAGCGATCAGATGTCACCGACAGAATATGAAAACCAGTATTATCAACGGCTCGGAAGTGTCTAG
- a CDS encoding metal ABC transporter substrate-binding protein → MPERLWIKRGLCALLVALLPLAPASAAEKFKVITTFTVIADMAKNVAGDAADVASITKPGAEIHEYQPTPGDIKRAQGAQLILANGLNLELWFQRFYRHLSGVPEVVVSDGIAPMGISEGPYSGKPNPHAWMSPKNALIYVDNIRDALVKYDPDNAATYRQNAEAYKAKINAAVAPVEQALAQIPADKRWLVTSEGAFSYLTRDFGLKELYLWPINADQQGTPQQVRKVIDTVKQQQIPTVFSESTVSDKAARQVARETGSHYGGVLYVDSLSAADGPVPTYLDLLRVTSETVVNGINEGLAK, encoded by the coding sequence ATGCCTGAACGGCTTTGGATTAAACGCGGGCTGTGCGCCCTGCTGGTTGCTCTGTTACCGCTGGCCCCTGCCAGCGCCGCAGAAAAATTCAAGGTGATCACCACCTTCACCGTGATCGCCGATATGGCGAAAAACGTCGCCGGGGATGCCGCCGATGTCGCCTCGATCACCAAACCGGGGGCGGAGATCCATGAATATCAGCCGACGCCGGGCGATATCAAGCGCGCTCAGGGGGCGCAGCTGATCCTTGCCAACGGCCTCAATCTCGAGCTCTGGTTCCAGCGCTTTTACCGTCATCTCTCCGGGGTGCCGGAGGTCGTGGTCTCTGACGGGATCGCGCCGATGGGCATCAGCGAAGGGCCGTACAGCGGCAAACCGAATCCACACGCGTGGATGTCGCCGAAAAATGCGCTGATCTACGTCGATAACATCCGCGATGCGCTGGTGAAGTATGACCCGGACAACGCGGCAACCTATCGCCAGAATGCTGAAGCCTACAAAGCCAAAATCAATGCGGCCGTTGCCCCGGTCGAGCAGGCGCTGGCGCAGATCCCCGCCGACAAGCGCTGGCTGGTGACTAGCGAGGGCGCATTCTCCTACCTGACGCGCGACTTCGGCCTGAAGGAGCTGTACCTGTGGCCGATTAACGCCGACCAGCAGGGCACGCCGCAGCAGGTGCGTAAAGTGATCGACACGGTGAAACAGCAGCAGATCCCGACGGTGTTCAGCGAGAGCACCGTGTCCGATAAAGCGGCGCGTCAGGTGGCGCGGGAAACCGGCAGCCACTATGGCGGCGTGCTGTATGTCGACTCGCTGAGTGCGGCAGACGGCCCGGTGCCGACCTATCTCGACCTGCTGCGCGTCACCAGCGAAACCGTGGTCAACGGCATCAACGAGGGGTTAGCAAAATGA
- a CDS encoding manganese/iron ABC transporter ATP-binding protein, whose protein sequence is MNQQPGIDVSQLTVTYRNGHTALRDATLQIPAGSIAALLGINGSGKSTLFKAIMGFVPLSSGSITLLGMSEKRALKSNLVAYVPQSEDVDWSFPVLVEDVVMMGRYGHMGMLRIARAEDKRLVAEALERVGMADFRQRQIGELSGGQKKRVFLARAIAQRGQVILLDEPFTGVDVNTERQIISLLHELRAEGRTMLVSTHNLATVSDYCDHTAIVKGTVLACGPTATTFTRENLENAFSGALRGVEFSDELPQPGLTVVGGQR, encoded by the coding sequence ATGAACCAGCAGCCCGGTATCGACGTCAGCCAGCTGACGGTCACTTACCGTAACGGGCACACGGCCCTGCGCGACGCTACCTTACAGATCCCGGCCGGCAGCATTGCCGCGCTGCTCGGCATCAACGGCTCCGGAAAGTCGACGTTGTTTAAGGCGATTATGGGCTTTGTGCCGCTCTCCAGCGGGTCAATCACCCTGCTTGGCATGAGCGAAAAACGCGCCCTGAAAAGTAACCTGGTCGCCTACGTACCGCAGTCCGAAGACGTCGACTGGTCGTTCCCGGTGCTGGTGGAGGATGTGGTGATGATGGGCCGCTACGGGCACATGGGGATGCTGCGCATCGCGCGGGCGGAGGACAAACGGCTGGTGGCTGAGGCGCTGGAGCGCGTCGGCATGGCTGATTTCCGCCAGCGCCAGATTGGTGAACTCTCCGGCGGGCAGAAAAAACGCGTGTTCCTCGCCCGCGCCATTGCTCAGCGCGGGCAGGTGATCCTGCTGGATGAACCCTTTACCGGGGTGGACGTTAACACCGAAAGGCAAATTATCAGCCTGCTGCATGAGCTGCGCGCCGAGGGCCGCACCATGCTGGTCTCTACCCATAATCTCGCCACCGTCAGCGACTACTGCGATCATACCGCCATCGTCAAAGGCACGGTGCTGGCCTGCGGGCCAACGGCCACCACCTTCACGCGTGAGAATCTGGAAAATGCCTTCAGCGGCGCGCTGCGCGGCGTCGAGTTTAGCGATGAGCTGCCGCAGCCGGGCCTGACGGTGGTTGGGGGGCAGCGCTGA